GTATATGGCCATACTAACATCAAGTGATAATCCGCTTGATAAAAGAAAAGCCAAAGAGTTGAATATTGCATTTTATATAAAGCCAGTAGATATTGAGAGTATAAAAGTCATTGATTTGAATATTGAAAAGTTCAATGACGCTAAAAAGTCTATTTAGTTAATCAAAAGAGATTCTAGTATATATAGAAGTGGTTTTACCTTAGTTAAAGGGTTGAACCTTTTTGAATGAATTTCGTCTAAATGACATGTTGTTGGCTTAAAGCAAAATGACGGGGAGTGTTAAAACCTAGGGTGAAAGTTTCTTTCAGGCATAATAGTATTATCAAACTACTATGTTAAACCACTTTGTTTTAGCCAAATTTTAAGAAATTAGAGTTTATCTAACCAGAGGTAAATTGAAGTAAATGCAGAAGTCGAAAAATATAAGAATATTAGTACTACTAGTTGTTAGTTTGTTCGTATGCCAAATGGGATACGGACAATTGGTAATTACTTCTACTAGTTTTACGGATGAGGTATGTAAGGACGACGGAAATGGGTCGGCTACGGTTGTGGTGGATCCATTATCAATTACAGGTGCCGTCACTTATATATGGAGTAATGGCGGCACAACGGCAACTATATCTAATCTTAGCCCTGGAACATACACTGTTACAGTTGGAGATGATAATCCAGGAACAGTTGCTTCTGCAGGAATAGTAATTGACTATATGGCGGATCCATCAATTACAGTATGTTGTGAAGACCCCCTTGGTAATGTATGTTACTTAGATAGTAATGGAACTGCAGATGGGCAGCCAACTCAAGGGTTTGGTAATACAATGA
The nucleotide sequence above comes from Flavobacteriales bacterium. Encoded proteins:
- a CDS encoding SprB repeat-containing protein; its protein translation is MQKSKNIRILVLLVVSLFVCQMGYGQLVITSTSFTDEVCKDDGNGSATVVVDPLSITGAVTYIWSNGGTTATISNLSPGTYTVTVGDDNPGTVASAGIVIDYMADPSITVCCEDPLGNVCYLDSNGTADGQPTQGFGNTMNAVDFTYLWGNGETTKKALGLTAGWTTLVVTDIATGCSSPADSAIMFDVAETVTVDVVAVTNNPTCNGGTNGQVTALVAGGDPSLYTFTWSTGSTTAIVGSGTDNISSLIDGS